One genomic region from Shewanella aestuarii encodes:
- a CDS encoding PilW family protein, with protein MRIYHNSQAGLSLVELMVAMLISLFLTAGIFTMFSMSSSNVTTTTQFSQLQENGRIALAILERDLSQLGFMGDVTGTDFVFNVNATVSATIPTSDCIGGGINNRSFPINQPAHFRRLWGYEADVSPFELACISPNSNTDVIQIKRLVGPDVLAADMTSTRYYAAATSNQIEFFDGGATPPALFNSRIWEYQHHVYFIENEGDIPVLKRRTLSTGNGMNNEEQLVEGIENMRILYGFDSNGDDTADSYMPVQNVSSLMWDNELFQRLVALRVYLLVRSTSQDRSYTNDVTYQLGDKEIAPSNDNYRRKIVSTTVVLANPIIIRN; from the coding sequence ATGCGTATTTATCATAACAGTCAAGCCGGGTTATCACTTGTTGAGCTAATGGTAGCAATGCTAATTAGCTTATTTTTAACGGCTGGCATTTTTACTATGTTTAGTATGTCTTCAAGCAACGTCACCACAACTACGCAATTTAGCCAACTTCAAGAAAATGGTCGTATTGCACTAGCCATTCTAGAAAGAGATTTAAGCCAACTTGGCTTTATGGGTGATGTAACGGGTACAGATTTTGTTTTTAATGTAAACGCAACCGTATCAGCAACAATTCCAACAAGTGATTGCATAGGTGGCGGGATAAACAACAGAAGTTTTCCAATTAACCAGCCTGCGCATTTTAGACGATTATGGGGTTATGAGGCAGATGTTAGCCCCTTTGAATTAGCTTGTATTAGTCCTAATAGTAATACTGATGTAATACAAATTAAACGGCTGGTAGGGCCTGATGTGCTTGCCGCAGACATGACCTCAACACGATACTATGCTGCAGCCACTTCTAACCAAATCGAGTTTTTTGATGGTGGCGCTACTCCCCCTGCTTTATTCAACAGTCGAATTTGGGAGTACCAACACCATGTTTATTTTATTGAAAATGAGGGTGATATTCCTGTTTTAAAACGTCGAACCTTATCAACCGGTAATGGCATGAATAATGAGGAGCAGCTAGTCGAAGGTATCGAGAATATGAGAATTCTATATGGTTTTGACAGTAATGGTGATGATACCGCTGATAGTTATATGCCGGTGCAAAATGTTTCTTCATTGATGTGGGATAATGAGTTGTTTCAACGTTTGGTTGCTTTGAGGGTATATTTGCTGGTTCGTTCTACATCTCAAGATAGAAGTTATACCAATGATGTGACATATCAGCTTGGTGATAAAGAGATAGCACCATCAAATGATAATTACCGGCGCAAAATTGTGTCAACAACCGTGGTTTTAGCTAACCCTATTATTATTCGAAACTAA
- a CDS encoding pilus assembly PilX family protein — translation MNIKLKHQQGIVLFFSLIVLVMMTVIGVALAVSSTQSLRMSGAGSERVEAMAAAHGALENAIKNSSGAGFVTMDMDNGMTITDATLGVKSSVKALTKADVNCQRSADASSGDLIKCIRIQIESTAEFGRDNLGSLTTVNGVEQEVLNIK, via the coding sequence ATGAATATTAAGCTAAAACACCAACAAGGTATTGTATTGTTTTTCTCTTTAATTGTGCTGGTTATGATGACTGTTATTGGTGTGGCTTTGGCTGTTAGTTCTACGCAATCTCTAAGAATGTCTGGTGCAGGCTCAGAAAGAGTTGAAGCGATGGCAGCTGCCCATGGTGCACTTGAAAATGCAATTAAAAATTCGAGTGGCGCGGGGTTTGTAACCATGGATATGGACAATGGTATGACCATTACAGATGCGACTTTAGGGGTGAAAAGCTCAGTAAAAGCGTTAACAAAAGCTGACGTGAATTGTCAGCGAAGTGCTGATGCATCGAGTGGTGATTTAATCAAGTGCATCAGAATACAAATTGAAAGTACCGCAGAGTTTGGTCGAGATAATTTAGGTAGTTTAACAACCGTTAATGGTGTTGAACAAGAAGTGCTGAACATTAAATAG
- the pilV gene encoding type IV pilus modification protein PilV has product MSPKRNGFSLIEVMVSLVILVIGLIGIFNLHIVAKKGSFESFQQTQASYYANDIINRMRLNVSQLASYSGTYNGSLSSTKACDVAVGANSICSNVETRLWDLYQWERSFQGDNEISNEIGVGGLDSATACISVSGSDVSVVMTWRGIRETSDGGADRSQAVKECGVSDKRRRAYEINTVIM; this is encoded by the coding sequence ATGTCACCTAAAAGGAATGGATTTTCCTTAATTGAAGTTATGGTATCACTAGTCATTCTGGTGATAGGACTTATTGGTATTTTTAATCTTCACATTGTTGCCAAAAAGGGCAGCTTTGAATCCTTTCAGCAAACCCAAGCTTCTTATTATGCCAATGATATTATTAATAGAATGAGGCTAAATGTGTCTCAATTGGCAAGTTATTCTGGGACTTATAATGGTTCGCTGTCTTCTACTAAAGCCTGTGATGTAGCCGTTGGAGCTAATAGTATCTGTTCAAATGTTGAAACTCGTTTGTGGGATTTGTATCAATGGGAGCGTTCGTTCCAAGGTGATAACGAAATATCTAATGAAATCGGGGTTGGTGGATTAGATAGCGCAACGGCGTGTATCAGTGTTTCAGGAAGTGATGTGTCTGTGGTTATGACTTGGAGAGGGATTAGAGAAACCTCTGATGGTGGTGCAGATAGAAGTCAAGCAGTTAAAGAATGTGGTGTCTCAGATAAAAGGCGGCGCGCTTATGAGATTAACACGGTTATTATGTAG
- the lspA gene encoding signal peptidase II: MSSAPLTWKDSGLRWYWLAVLVFFADQLSKQWVLDNFELYESIQLLPFFNFTYVRNYGAAFSFLSEAGGWQRWFFAIIAVGFSTILTVWLRKQSHQLLRTNIAYTLIIGGALGNLIDRLMHGFVVDFIDFYWKTSHYPAFNIADSAIFIGAVLIIWEAFKPDVAQSEQEQTK; the protein is encoded by the coding sequence ATGAGTTCTGCTCCATTAACTTGGAAAGACAGTGGCTTGCGTTGGTATTGGTTAGCTGTGTTGGTATTTTTTGCCGACCAGCTATCAAAACAATGGGTATTGGATAATTTTGAGTTATATGAATCAATCCAATTGCTGCCATTTTTTAATTTTACTTATGTGCGTAACTATGGCGCAGCCTTTAGTTTTTTAAGTGAAGCTGGTGGCTGGCAACGTTGGTTTTTTGCCATCATTGCGGTTGGCTTTAGTACAATACTAACGGTTTGGTTACGCAAGCAATCTCATCAACTATTGCGTACCAACATAGCCTATACACTGATAATCGGTGGAGCACTGGGCAATCTTATTGATCGTTTAATGCACGGTTTTGTTGTCGACTTTATTGATTTTTATTGGAAAACTAGCCATTACCCAGCATTTAATATTGCCGATTCAGCAATTTTTATCGGTGCTGTATTGATTATTTGGGAAGCCTTTAAGCCCGATGTTGCTCAATCAGAGCAGGAGCAAACAAAGTGA
- the ispH gene encoding 4-hydroxy-3-methylbut-2-enyl diphosphate reductase has protein sequence MLKVDPTSAELSILLANPRGFCAGVDRAISIVERALELFEPPIYVRHEVVHNRYVVQNLKDRGAIFVEELDQVPDNCIVIFSAHGVSQAVRKEAKKRGLKVFDATCPLVTKVHLQVTRASRKGVECILIGHEGHPEVEGTMGQYDNPEGGVYLIESPEDVDKLVVKDPENLCFVTQTTLSVDDTLDIIAALQKRFPSIEGPRKDDICYATQNRQDAVRNLSVDADLLIVVGSKNSSNSNRLRELAEKSGTEAYLVDTAADVDSAWFKGVSKVAVTAGASAPEVLVQQVVNAIANHAPSVITEVEGRKEDVVFAVPAELR, from the coding sequence ATGCTTAAAGTTGACCCTACTTCTGCTGAATTAAGCATTTTATTAGCCAACCCGCGCGGTTTCTGTGCTGGTGTTGATCGTGCTATCAGTATTGTTGAGCGAGCTCTTGAGTTATTTGAGCCCCCGATTTATGTACGACATGAAGTGGTTCATAACCGTTACGTGGTACAAAATTTAAAAGATCGCGGCGCGATATTTGTGGAAGAGCTAGATCAAGTGCCTGATAACTGTATTGTGATTTTCAGTGCTCATGGCGTATCGCAAGCTGTACGTAAAGAAGCTAAAAAACGTGGACTTAAAGTATTTGATGCCACCTGTCCGTTAGTCACTAAAGTACATTTGCAAGTGACGCGAGCCAGTAGAAAAGGAGTTGAGTGCATCTTAATTGGTCACGAAGGGCATCCTGAGGTGGAAGGCACAATGGGTCAGTACGATAACCCAGAGGGCGGTGTTTACTTAATCGAGTCCCCAGAAGACGTTGATAAGCTAGTCGTTAAAGACCCTGAAAACTTATGCTTTGTTACCCAGACAACATTATCTGTTGATGATACGTTAGATATTATCGCAGCGCTGCAAAAACGCTTTCCGTCAATCGAGGGGCCGCGTAAAGATGATATCTGTTACGCAACTCAAAATCGGCAAGACGCAGTGCGTAATTTATCAGTAGATGCTGATTTATTAATTGTAGTGGGCTCTAAAAATAGCTCAAACTCAAATCGCTTACGTGAGTTAGCTGAAAAGTCGGGTACTGAAGCTTACTTAGTCGATACTGCAGCAGATGTAGATTCAGCATGGTTTAAAGGCGTTAGTAAGGTTGCTGTTACCGCTGGTGCATCTGCGCCTGAAGTTTTAGTGCAGCAAGTGGTAAATGCAATAGCTAATCATGCGCCTAGTGTGATCACTGAAGTTGAAGGACGTAAAGAAGATGTCGTTTTTGCGGTACCTGCAGAACTAAGATAA
- the fkpB gene encoding FKBP-type peptidyl-prolyl cis-trans isomerase — protein sequence MTDLNKADVQAIVCHMNILLEDGSTADSTKASGKPARLNLGDNSLSPAFEAQIKTLKEGDKHTFTLKAKDAFGESNPDAIHHMDRSRFPADMKLEAGVIVSFAGPGGSEIPGIVRETLGDSITVDLNHPLAGHNITFELDVVKVMTE from the coding sequence GTGACCGATTTAAATAAAGCAGATGTTCAGGCCATTGTTTGCCATATGAATATTTTGTTAGAAGATGGCTCAACCGCTGATAGTACAAAAGCATCAGGTAAACCAGCCAGATTAAACCTGGGTGATAACAGTTTGAGCCCTGCTTTTGAAGCGCAAATTAAAACGCTAAAAGAAGGTGATAAGCATACTTTTACCCTTAAGGCGAAAGATGCATTTGGTGAGTCAAATCCTGATGCAATTCATCATATGGATAGAAGTCGCTTCCCTGCAGATATGAAGCTTGAAGCTGGGGTTATCGTGAGTTTTGCAGGCCCAGGTGGCAGTGAAATTCCAGGCATTGTGCGAGAGACCTTGGGCGATTCAATTACCGTGGACTTAAACCACCCACTTGCAGGACACAATATTACTTTTGAATTAGATGTTGTTAAAGTAATGACTGAGTAA